One region of Endozoicomonas sp. Mp262 genomic DNA includes:
- the gap gene encoding type I glyceraldehyde-3-phosphate dehydrogenase produces MIKIAINGYGRIGRNVLRALYEAGRREEFQIVAINDLGDAKTNAHLTKYDTAHGRFNAQVEEGEGALFVNGDEIKTFSERNPADLPWAKLGVDVVFECTGIFRSKEACQPHLDAGAKKVIISAPGKNVDATIVYGVNQDVLTSDMTVISNASCTTNCLAPIAKPLNDTLGIEKGLMTTIHAYTNDQRLSDVYHTDLYRARAAAQNMIPTATGAAAAVGLVVPALAGKFDGMAVRVPTINVSLVDLSFVAGRETSAEEVNEIIATAAKASPMNEVLHVNYEPLVSVDFNHSPFSSNFDATQTRVQGNLVKVMSWYDNEWGFSNRMLDTAKAFMSA; encoded by the coding sequence ATGATTAAAATTGCAATCAATGGCTATGGCCGTATCGGCCGCAATGTACTGCGTGCCCTTTACGAAGCCGGTCGTCGCGAAGAATTCCAGATTGTTGCTATCAACGACCTGGGTGACGCCAAGACTAACGCTCACCTGACCAAGTATGACACTGCACATGGTCGTTTTAATGCGCAGGTTGAAGAAGGTGAAGGCGCCCTGTTCGTAAACGGTGACGAAATCAAGACCTTCTCTGAGCGCAATCCTGCTGACCTGCCTTGGGCCAAGCTGGGTGTTGACGTTGTATTCGAATGTACTGGTATTTTCCGTTCCAAGGAAGCGTGCCAGCCTCACCTGGATGCTGGTGCCAAGAAGGTTATCATTTCTGCCCCAGGCAAAAATGTTGACGCAACTATCGTATACGGTGTGAACCAGGACGTCCTGACTTCCGACATGACCGTTATCTCTAATGCGTCCTGTACTACTAACTGCCTGGCACCTATCGCCAAGCCGCTGAACGATACCCTGGGTATTGAAAAAGGCCTGATGACCACCATTCACGCCTACACCAACGACCAGCGTCTGAGCGATGTATACCACACAGACCTGTACCGCGCCCGTGCTGCTGCCCAGAACATGATTCCTACCGCTACTGGTGCTGCTGCTGCTGTTGGTCTGGTTGTTCCTGCCCTGGCAGGCAAGTTCGACGGCATGGCTGTTCGAGTGCCTACTATCAACGTATCCCTGGTTGACCTGAGCTTTGTGGCTGGCCGTGAAACTTCCGCTGAAGAAGTTAACGAAATTATTGCCACTGCCGCCAAGGCAAGCCCAATGAATGAAGTGCTGCACGTTAACTACGAGCCTCTGGTTTCCGTAGACTTTAACCACAGCCCATTCTCCTCCAACTTCGATGCAACCCAGACTCGCGTACAGGGTAACCTGGTGAAAGTGATGTCCTGGTATGACAACGAGTGGGGCTTCTCCAACCGTATGCTGGATACTGCCAAGGCTTTCATGAGCGCTTGA
- a CDS encoding HPr family phosphocarrier protein, with protein MFKKDVVITAENGLHTRPAAQFVKEAKGFECTIKLEVGGKQASAKSLFKLQTLGLTQGTSVSIIGEGEGAEQAVAHLAEFITTLK; from the coding sequence ATGTTTAAAAAAGATGTAGTTATTACTGCTGAAAATGGCCTTCATACCCGCCCGGCAGCACAGTTTGTCAAAGAGGCAAAGGGTTTTGAGTGCACCATCAAGCTGGAAGTGGGAGGCAAGCAGGCAAGTGCCAAGAGCCTGTTCAAGCTCCAGACTCTGGGACTGACCCAGGGAACCAGCGTTAGTATTATTGGAGAAGGCGAAGGTGCTGAGCAGGCAGTAGCGCATCTGGCTGAGTTTATTACAACATTAAAGTAA
- the nagE gene encoding N-acetylglucosamine-specific PTS transporter subunit IIBC, translating into MNILGYMQRLGKALMLPIAILPVAALLLRLGQPDLLGIPFIAEAGGAIFSNLPLLFALGIAMGLAKGDGGAAAMAGGVGYFVLTAAAGTINPEIDMSFFGGIIAGIIAGHSYNKFHAVQLPQFLAFFGGKRLVPIMTGLIALVAAFLMGYIWPAIQDGINAFGNGVADSGAIGQFVYGTLNRALIPVGLHHVLNSIFWFGLGEYTNAAGELVTGDIARFFAGDPTAGVFMGGFYPVMMFGLPAAAFAMYLAAPKEGRAKVGGVLLSVGLTAFLTGITEPLEFMFVFLAPGLYVVHALLTGLSLVVTNMLGVLHGFGFSAGAFDMVLNWGLATKPVTLIFIGLAFALVYFTIFYLAIKAFNLKTPGRDEGAVSEEVEHISGSERATRYVQLLGGKDNLKTVDACITRLRLTLADRNRIDEAGLKAIGAKGIVRLGENNLQVILGPQAEIIAGEIKAGL; encoded by the coding sequence GTGAATATTCTCGGGTACATGCAGAGACTGGGCAAGGCGTTAATGTTGCCCATTGCGATTCTTCCGGTAGCGGCGTTGCTATTGCGTTTGGGACAACCTGATTTGTTGGGTATCCCTTTTATTGCGGAAGCGGGCGGTGCTATTTTCAGTAACCTGCCACTGTTGTTTGCCCTGGGTATCGCCATGGGGCTGGCAAAAGGTGATGGTGGTGCGGCTGCTATGGCCGGTGGTGTTGGTTATTTTGTGTTAACTGCAGCGGCGGGAACTATCAATCCTGAAATTGATATGTCATTTTTTGGTGGCATTATCGCCGGTATTATTGCTGGGCATTCTTATAATAAGTTTCATGCCGTACAACTACCCCAGTTTCTGGCATTCTTTGGTGGTAAACGTCTTGTGCCCATTATGACCGGGCTTATTGCTCTGGTAGCAGCTTTCTTGATGGGCTATATCTGGCCTGCTATTCAGGATGGCATTAATGCCTTTGGTAATGGTGTTGCTGACTCTGGCGCAATTGGTCAGTTTGTTTATGGAACTCTGAACAGGGCGTTGATTCCTGTGGGTCTTCATCATGTGCTGAACTCCATTTTCTGGTTTGGTCTTGGGGAATATACCAATGCTGCTGGAGAACTGGTGACAGGTGACATTGCTCGGTTCTTTGCCGGGGATCCAACCGCCGGAGTATTTATGGGCGGGTTTTATCCTGTGATGATGTTTGGTTTGCCAGCTGCTGCGTTTGCCATGTATCTGGCTGCGCCCAAAGAAGGCAGGGCTAAGGTGGGAGGCGTATTACTTTCCGTTGGCCTGACTGCCTTCCTGACCGGTATTACTGAACCATTGGAGTTTATGTTTGTCTTCCTGGCACCAGGATTATACGTTGTTCACGCGCTGTTGACGGGTCTATCGCTGGTTGTAACCAATATGCTGGGTGTGCTCCATGGCTTTGGTTTCTCCGCGGGTGCCTTTGATATGGTGCTGAACTGGGGACTGGCAACGAAACCTGTTACGCTGATTTTTATTGGTCTTGCTTTTGCCCTGGTTTATTTCACGATCTTCTACCTTGCGATTAAGGCATTTAATTTAAAAACTCCCGGTCGTGATGAGGGTGCTGTATCAGAAGAGGTGGAACATATAAGCGGCAGCGAACGTGCAACTCGCTATGTACAACTTTTAGGGGGTAAAGATAACCTCAAGACAGTTGATGCCTGTATTACCCGCCTGAGATTGACGCTGGCTGACCGAAACCGTATTGATGAAGCCGGACTCAAGGCAATAGGCGCTAAAGGTATTGTGCGTTTGGGAGAGAATAATCTCCAGGTTATTTTGGGTCCCCAGGCTGAAATTATTGCCGGAGAGATTAAGGCCGGGCTTTGA
- the adhE gene encoding bifunctional acetaldehyde-CoA/alcohol dehydrogenase, producing the protein MASEKQTAKAVEKQKQAVVDSVDAQLDVLIGKARIARDKYLELDQETVDRVAKAMALAGQAAHMSLAKMAVEETGRGILEDKVTKNIFATEYIYHSIKYDKTVGVIEDNEEEDFMLVAEPVGIVCGITPVTNPTSTTMFKSIISAKTRNPIIFAFHPSAQQCSTEAARTVRDAAIEAGAPEDCILWVEQPSLEATQKLMVHPEVAVILATGGSGMVKAAYSSGKPALGVGPGNVPCVIDQTADVKQAANDLVLSKSFDNGMICASEQAAIVHETVYKDVVKEMKKLNCYFTSPEETRRLAEVVIVDGHVNSQIVGMKPVDIAAMADIRVPENTRVLACEIEGVGPEHPLSREKLSPVLGILRARDIKHAIDLADQMLNFGGLGHSAVLHSQSDEVIDNFSLAMKAGRIIINSPSTHGAIGDIYNTNMPSLTLGCGTYGGNSTTSNVSAVNLINVKRVAKRRVNMQWFKLPRKIYFEANSLQYLEKMPDISKVYIVTDEVIQSLGYVDKVRYHLQKRQAPVQVRVFNQVQPDPSLETIRLGAEDMARFNPDVIIALGGGSPIDAAKGMWLFYEQPNADFAGMAQKFLDIRKRVYKFPKLGKKAKLVAIPTTSGTGSEVTSFAVITDKEKGIKYPLADYELTPDVAILDPNLVLTVPKKVAADTGLDVLTHALEAYVSIMASDYTDALAMKAIQLVFDYLPDSYEKADKRAREKMHNASCIAGMAFANAFLGINHSMAHKLGHEFHVSHGLANALLLPHVIEYNGASQPTKVASFPKYDHYIAHEKYAEVAKALGLPAANPEQGVKSLASAVRDLMKRTGMPLSLQEMGVSEKDFLSKVKMLAEHAFEDQCTTANPRMPLVTELEELFKKAYYGK; encoded by the coding sequence ATGGCAAGCGAAAAGCAAACTGCCAAGGCTGTAGAAAAACAAAAACAGGCCGTTGTTGATAGTGTGGATGCGCAGCTGGATGTGCTGATTGGTAAGGCCAGGATAGCTCGGGATAAGTATCTTGAGCTTGACCAGGAAACGGTGGATCGGGTGGCCAAGGCTATGGCCCTGGCGGGGCAGGCCGCTCACATGAGCCTGGCCAAAATGGCTGTAGAGGAAACAGGAAGGGGGATTCTGGAAGATAAGGTTACTAAAAATATTTTTGCGACTGAATATATCTATCACTCCATTAAATACGATAAAACGGTGGGTGTGATAGAGGATAATGAAGAAGAAGACTTTATGCTGGTGGCCGAGCCAGTGGGCATAGTGTGTGGTATTACACCGGTTACCAACCCCACTTCCACCACCATGTTTAAGTCCATTATTTCTGCTAAAACCCGTAATCCTATCATTTTTGCTTTCCACCCTTCTGCGCAACAGTGCTCCACTGAGGCGGCCAGGACCGTTCGTGATGCAGCCATTGAGGCAGGAGCGCCTGAAGATTGTATTCTCTGGGTAGAGCAGCCTTCTCTGGAAGCGACACAGAAATTGATGGTTCATCCTGAAGTGGCGGTCATTCTGGCTACCGGTGGTTCTGGTATGGTTAAGGCTGCTTATTCCTCTGGTAAGCCTGCCCTGGGCGTTGGTCCGGGTAACGTACCCTGTGTGATTGACCAGACTGCAGATGTCAAGCAGGCAGCCAATGATCTGGTACTGTCCAAGAGCTTTGATAATGGCATGATTTGTGCGTCCGAGCAGGCGGCAATTGTCCATGAGACGGTGTACAAAGATGTTGTGAAAGAGATGAAAAAGCTGAACTGCTATTTCACCTCTCCGGAAGAAACCAGGCGACTGGCTGAAGTGGTCATCGTTGATGGGCATGTTAACAGTCAGATTGTTGGAATGAAGCCTGTTGACATTGCAGCGATGGCTGATATCCGGGTGCCGGAGAATACACGGGTGCTGGCCTGTGAAATAGAAGGCGTTGGACCGGAGCATCCGCTGTCAAGAGAGAAGCTTTCTCCAGTACTGGGTATTTTGAGGGCGCGTGATATCAAGCATGCTATTGATCTTGCTGATCAGATGCTGAATTTTGGTGGATTGGGGCACTCTGCGGTTCTTCATTCACAAAGTGATGAGGTGATTGATAACTTCTCCCTGGCCATGAAGGCAGGCCGTATCATTATCAACTCCCCAAGTACCCATGGTGCCATTGGTGATATTTACAACACCAATATGCCATCCTTGACTCTCGGTTGTGGTACCTATGGTGGTAACAGTACAACGTCCAATGTTTCTGCTGTTAACTTGATTAATGTTAAACGGGTGGCCAAGCGCAGGGTGAATATGCAGTGGTTCAAGCTTCCTCGGAAAATTTATTTTGAGGCAAACTCCCTTCAGTATCTGGAGAAAATGCCGGATATCTCCAAGGTCTATATTGTGACCGATGAGGTTATTCAAAGTCTGGGCTATGTTGATAAGGTGCGTTATCACCTGCAAAAGCGCCAGGCTCCGGTTCAGGTGAGGGTGTTTAACCAGGTTCAGCCTGACCCCAGCCTGGAAACCATCCGTCTTGGCGCTGAGGATATGGCGCGCTTTAATCCTGATGTGATCATTGCTCTGGGCGGTGGCTCTCCGATTGATGCGGCTAAAGGAATGTGGCTTTTCTATGAGCAGCCAAATGCTGATTTTGCCGGCATGGCCCAGAAATTCCTGGATATTCGTAAACGTGTCTATAAATTCCCGAAATTAGGCAAGAAAGCCAAGCTTGTTGCTATCCCGACTACTTCTGGTACTGGTTCGGAAGTAACGTCATTTGCAGTTATTACTGATAAGGAAAAAGGGATCAAGTATCCGCTGGCGGATTACGAACTGACCCCGGATGTTGCCATCCTTGATCCTAATCTGGTGCTGACTGTGCCCAAGAAGGTGGCTGCGGATACGGGCCTGGATGTGTTAACCCATGCGCTGGAAGCCTACGTGTCTATCATGGCCTCTGACTATACAGATGCGCTGGCGATGAAGGCTATTCAGCTGGTCTTCGATTACCTGCCGGATTCCTATGAAAAAGCAGATAAGCGTGCCCGTGAAAAAATGCACAATGCATCTTGTATTGCCGGTATGGCTTTTGCTAATGCCTTCCTGGGAATTAATCATTCCATGGCTCACAAACTGGGTCATGAATTCCATGTGTCTCATGGTTTGGCGAATGCACTGCTGCTGCCGCATGTTATTGAATATAATGGTGCCAGTCAGCCGACTAAAGTGGCTTCTTTCCCTAAATACGACCATTATATTGCCCATGAAAAGTATGCGGAAGTAGCGAAAGCGCTTGGCCTGCCGGCAGCTAATCCTGAACAGGGCGTTAAATCGTTGGCCAGTGCTGTTCGTGATCTTATGAAACGTACGGGGATGCCTCTGTCGCTTCAGGAAATGGGTGTTTCCGAGAAAGACTTCCTGTCTAAGGTCAAGATGTTGGCTGAGCACGCGTTTGAAGACCAGTGCACAACAGCTAACCCCAGAATGCCGCTGGTGACAGAGCTGGAGGAACTCTTCAAGAAAGCTTACTACGGCAAATAG
- the ptsI gene encoding phosphoenolpyruvate-protein phosphotransferase PtsI, producing MFSGIIASSGVAIGKAFVLKEVDIQISDGVLDQSEVASEVARFQGARDKTVEQLEIIRDKAAAKLGEEEAEVFEGHILVATDEELEEEVLEAIKGLTPADAALNAAIKANVSMLEELDDPYLRERVADIKDVGRRMLKNLLGIPMASLEDVEEGSIIIADDLTPSDTSQIDLDKVWGFITNVGGRTSHSAIMARSLELPAIVGAKIATDRIVSGDQVVLDAVNNKVLVNPDAMALESYRKLQKDLDVERQALAKLKDLPCETADGKRFEICANIGTVKDVEGANRHGAEGVGLYRTEFLFMDRSQMPTEEEQFQAYKAVAEAMKGCPVIVRTLDIGGDKELPYLDLPQELNPFLGYRAIRMCFDKPEILNTQLRAILRASHFGKLKIMFPMVISVEEVRRLKAIVNEVKSALRSEGQPFDESVEIGIMVETPAAVMVADLLIEELDFFSIGTNDLTQYVLAVDRGNEMIAELYDHFSPSVLRAIKRVIDCSHKAGKWTGMCGEMAGDERAALLLAGLGLDEFSMSATSIPRVKKAVKRYGYDALKVMAEKAVNLPTAAEVKSLLENFAS from the coding sequence ATGTTCTCAGGCATCATTGCATCTTCTGGTGTTGCTATTGGTAAAGCTTTTGTGCTGAAAGAGGTGGATATACAAATCAGCGATGGTGTTCTCGATCAGTCAGAGGTGGCATCCGAGGTGGCCCGGTTTCAGGGTGCACGCGATAAAACTGTAGAGCAGCTGGAAATCATTCGTGACAAGGCTGCCGCCAAATTGGGTGAGGAAGAAGCCGAGGTCTTTGAGGGCCATATTCTGGTTGCCACCGATGAAGAGCTTGAAGAAGAGGTTCTGGAAGCCATTAAGGGGCTGACCCCCGCTGATGCGGCATTGAATGCCGCTATCAAGGCTAATGTTTCAATGCTTGAAGAGTTGGATGACCCTTACTTACGTGAGCGTGTTGCGGATATTAAAGATGTTGGCCGTCGTATGCTGAAGAATCTTCTGGGGATACCTATGGCTTCCCTTGAGGATGTTGAGGAAGGCTCCATTATTATTGCGGATGATCTGACACCTTCAGATACCTCTCAAATTGACCTGGATAAGGTGTGGGGTTTTATTACCAATGTAGGTGGAAGAACCTCTCATTCCGCCATCATGGCGCGTTCCCTTGAGCTGCCCGCTATTGTTGGGGCTAAAATTGCCACTGACCGTATTGTCAGTGGTGATCAGGTGGTTCTGGATGCTGTTAATAATAAAGTGCTGGTTAATCCCGATGCGATGGCTCTGGAAAGTTATCGGAAACTGCAAAAAGATCTGGATGTTGAGCGTCAGGCACTGGCTAAACTTAAGGATCTTCCTTGTGAGACAGCGGATGGTAAGCGGTTTGAGATTTGTGCAAATATAGGCACGGTGAAGGATGTTGAGGGTGCCAATCGCCATGGTGCTGAGGGTGTAGGGCTTTACCGGACAGAATTTCTGTTTATGGATCGAAGCCAGATGCCAACGGAAGAAGAGCAGTTTCAGGCCTATAAAGCTGTAGCGGAAGCAATGAAAGGGTGCCCGGTTATTGTGCGAACCCTGGATATTGGTGGCGACAAGGAGCTGCCTTATCTGGATCTGCCGCAGGAGTTAAACCCTTTCCTGGGATATCGGGCCATTCGTATGTGCTTTGATAAACCGGAAATCCTGAATACCCAGCTTAGGGCTATTCTTAGAGCCAGTCACTTCGGCAAGCTGAAAATCATGTTTCCAATGGTGATTTCTGTCGAAGAGGTTCGTCGTCTAAAAGCTATTGTCAATGAAGTTAAGTCTGCTTTGCGTAGTGAAGGTCAGCCTTTCGATGAAAGTGTTGAAATAGGTATTATGGTTGAAACACCTGCCGCGGTGATGGTTGCTGACTTGCTGATCGAAGAGCTGGATTTCTTCAGCATTGGCACAAATGACCTGACTCAGTATGTGCTGGCGGTTGACCGTGGTAATGAGATGATCGCTGAATTGTATGATCATTTTTCTCCAAGTGTCCTGAGGGCGATCAAGCGAGTCATTGACTGTTCCCATAAAGCCGGTAAATGGACGGGAATGTGTGGTGAAATGGCGGGTGATGAGCGTGCCGCTCTATTGCTGGCTGGCCTGGGTCTTGATGAGTTCAGTATGAGTGCGACCTCCATTCCAAGGGTTAAAAAGGCAGTTAAACGTTATGGTTATGATGCGCTGAAGGTAATGGCTGAGAAAGCGGTTAATTTGCCTACTGCGGCTGAAGTGAAGTCTCTTCTTGAAAACTTTGCCAGTTAA
- the fbaA gene encoding class II fructose-bisphosphate aldolase, with the protein MSKKIFDAVKPGVIAGDDVQKVFEIAKENSFALPAVNCVNTDSVNAVLEAAAKVKSPVVIQFSNGGAAFFAGKGLKLEGQQAQIAGAIAGAKYVHAVAEAYGIPVILHTDHAAKKLLPWIDGLLDAGELFFEQTGKPLFSSHMIDLSEESLEENIETCAKYLERMAKINMTLEIELGCTGGEEDGVDNTNMDSSLLYTQPEDVAYAYEKLNAVSHRFTIAASFGNVHGVYKPGNVVLTPKILDNSQKFVSEKFGLPAKSLNFVFHGGSGSSLEEIRESIDYGVIKMNIDTDTQWATWSGVMGYYKENEAYLQGQIGNPKGEDQPNKKFYDPRAWLRAGQSSMISRLEQAFSDLNAIDVL; encoded by the coding sequence ATGTCTAAAAAGATCTTCGATGCAGTAAAGCCTGGCGTAATCGCTGGTGATGATGTTCAAAAAGTCTTTGAAATTGCCAAAGAAAACAGCTTCGCCCTGCCAGCAGTTAACTGTGTAAACACCGATTCCGTTAATGCTGTACTGGAAGCTGCCGCCAAGGTTAAATCTCCTGTTGTTATCCAGTTCTCTAATGGCGGCGCCGCCTTCTTTGCCGGTAAAGGCCTCAAACTGGAAGGTCAGCAAGCCCAGATTGCCGGAGCCATTGCAGGCGCCAAGTACGTTCACGCAGTAGCCGAAGCTTATGGCATTCCTGTCATCCTGCATACCGACCACGCAGCAAAGAAACTGCTGCCATGGATCGACGGCCTGCTGGATGCCGGCGAACTGTTCTTTGAGCAGACCGGTAAGCCACTGTTCAGCTCTCACATGATCGATCTTTCTGAAGAAAGCCTGGAAGAAAATATTGAAACCTGCGCTAAATACCTGGAGCGCATGGCCAAAATCAATATGACCCTGGAAATCGAACTGGGCTGCACCGGCGGTGAAGAAGACGGCGTTGATAACACCAACATGGATTCTTCCTTACTGTACACCCAGCCAGAAGATGTTGCCTACGCCTACGAAAAGCTGAATGCCGTTAGCCACCGATTCACCATTGCTGCTTCCTTCGGCAACGTGCACGGCGTTTACAAGCCAGGCAACGTTGTCCTGACCCCTAAAATCCTGGATAACTCCCAGAAATTCGTTTCTGAAAAGTTCGGCCTGCCTGCCAAGTCCCTGAACTTTGTTTTCCACGGTGGTTCCGGCTCTTCCCTGGAAGAGATTCGTGAGTCCATCGACTACGGTGTCATCAAGATGAATATTGACACTGATACCCAGTGGGCTACCTGGAGTGGTGTAATGGGCTACTACAAAGAAAACGAAGCTTATCTGCAAGGCCAGATCGGCAACCCCAAGGGTGAAGACCAGCCTAACAAGAAGTTCTATGATCCTCGCGCATGGCTGCGTGCTGGCCAGTCTTCCATGATCAGCCGCCTAGAACAGGCATTTTCTGACCTGAACGCCATTGATGTCCTGTAA
- a CDS encoding ROK family protein: protein MLYGLDIGGTKIELTAFEDNNNVFTKRIPTPTESYTDFKAAIKQLVTDTDLELNSRGTVGIGIPGFIEPHTGKARCANIPCANDKLLQCDLEMILDRSVKIENDANCFVLSEARGGAAEGFSSAFGVILGTGCGGGFYLNNKLYTGCNNLAGEWGHTPLPYSIFELAGQNFPIVKCGCGLKGCIDNYLSGRGLELIYRYLTDEDKKGKEIVQSYRRHAPDAAKAVEIYCELLANGLGGIINTFDPGVIVFGGGLSNFDELYELIPSMLKQHTLKTSKLPEIRKAVFGDAGGARGAALLNH from the coding sequence ATGCTGTATGGACTGGACATCGGTGGCACAAAAATTGAGCTAACCGCTTTTGAAGACAATAACAACGTATTCACCAAGCGAATACCAACGCCCACCGAATCCTACACTGATTTCAAAGCCGCCATTAAACAACTTGTTACTGACACTGATTTGGAACTGAATAGTCGTGGAACTGTAGGTATTGGCATTCCCGGCTTTATCGAGCCCCACACAGGAAAAGCCCGGTGCGCCAACATCCCCTGCGCCAACGATAAACTGCTTCAGTGCGACCTCGAGATGATTCTGGACAGGTCAGTAAAGATTGAAAACGATGCTAACTGCTTTGTTCTTTCCGAAGCTCGGGGAGGAGCAGCAGAAGGCTTCAGCTCTGCATTTGGCGTTATCCTTGGCACAGGCTGTGGCGGCGGATTTTATCTTAACAACAAACTCTATACAGGATGCAACAATCTTGCCGGTGAATGGGGACACACACCCCTGCCCTATAGCATTTTCGAACTGGCCGGACAAAACTTTCCAATAGTAAAATGTGGCTGCGGACTGAAAGGCTGTATCGATAACTACCTCTCTGGCCGAGGACTGGAGCTGATTTATAGATATCTGACAGATGAAGATAAAAAAGGCAAAGAAATAGTTCAGTCTTATCGACGCCACGCCCCCGATGCAGCCAAAGCCGTTGAAATATATTGTGAACTTCTGGCCAATGGGTTGGGAGGCATTATCAACACCTTTGACCCCGGTGTTATTGTTTTCGGAGGTGGTTTATCAAATTTTGATGAACTCTACGAACTCATCCCCTCCATGCTGAAACAGCATACGCTGAAAACCAGCAAACTTCCGGAAATCCGTAAGGCTGTTTTCGGGGATGCTGGCGGCGCTCGTGGCGCCGCATTGCTTAACCACTAA
- a CDS encoding acyl--CoA ligase, with protein sequence MNAFDKVSALIDAAAKKKGVALRVGNAHYSYQWIDERVTRLCSALLAMPKKPSRVFCQLPNGWEALVCTLACLRVGIEVVPIPFYHSRTDIDKLHCSLVPDASISGKLNKKTGEYAVLFHCFYEEKIYPLDSLIADGSRTYELSPEESPHPLTLFTSGTTGTPKGVQFSADALIFNLLCWRDLLDLSSNSVLFTEQGCLLMLSSYFFGGELILPDNSHKHPVEDIEKSGCHYLTLIERHEPTACFMMPAGFMRIADALRNKQAGYSFIRKTKIWMTGGASLPRWVISVFREVTGSPILSGYGLTEIPLVASSSDALCLDNATGVGKPLKGIEVHIETAASGGVGEIWVKSPGACSGYITEGVVTPIAADFFATGDLGYFDDQGRLFIVGRKRQLLKNAEGKFVGLSEMEAMVDQHLAPNCGTIIFDQPSDNVQRPWCLVIVDKDQSLRKTRKLEVEVIPQLIQCIGSTFPELSQVGEYRYISGFPLNPAGKIDRYALVQEIFGFAGG encoded by the coding sequence ATGAATGCATTTGATAAAGTCTCTGCCTTAATAGATGCTGCGGCTAAAAAAAAGGGTGTTGCTTTGCGTGTGGGGAATGCCCATTACTCTTATCAATGGATTGATGAGAGGGTTACCCGGTTATGCAGTGCGCTGCTGGCAATGCCGAAAAAACCTTCCAGGGTGTTTTGCCAGCTTCCTAATGGTTGGGAAGCTCTGGTTTGTACCCTTGCCTGCCTGAGAGTGGGTATTGAGGTGGTTCCAATTCCCTTTTATCACAGCCGGACAGATATCGATAAATTACATTGTAGTCTTGTACCTGATGCATCTATTTCCGGGAAACTGAACAAAAAGACAGGAGAGTATGCCGTTCTCTTTCACTGCTTTTATGAAGAGAAGATTTATCCGCTGGATTCACTTATAGCAGATGGCAGCAGAACTTACGAGTTAAGCCCTGAAGAATCTCCTCATCCCCTGACCCTGTTTACATCGGGTACTACAGGTACTCCAAAGGGGGTGCAGTTTTCTGCTGATGCGTTGATATTTAACTTATTGTGCTGGCGCGATCTCCTGGATTTATCAAGCAATTCTGTTTTGTTTACCGAGCAGGGCTGTTTGCTGATGTTATCGTCGTACTTTTTTGGCGGAGAGCTTATTTTACCAGACAATAGCCATAAACATCCGGTTGAGGATATTGAAAAATCAGGCTGTCACTATTTGACACTTATTGAGCGTCATGAGCCTACAGCTTGCTTTATGATGCCTGCCGGGTTTATGAGAATAGCAGATGCCCTCAGGAATAAGCAGGCGGGCTATTCTTTTATAAGAAAAACCAAAATATGGATGACGGGGGGAGCAAGTCTACCCCGCTGGGTTATCTCGGTATTCAGGGAAGTGACCGGTTCTCCAATACTTTCAGGTTATGGCCTCACAGAAATACCATTGGTGGCTTCTTCATCAGATGCTTTGTGTTTGGATAATGCAACAGGTGTTGGTAAACCCTTAAAAGGTATTGAGGTGCATATTGAAACTGCTGCAAGCGGAGGTGTTGGGGAAATTTGGGTTAAGAGCCCGGGAGCTTGCTCTGGCTATATTACCGAGGGGGTAGTTACTCCGATTGCGGCTGATTTTTTTGCTACAGGTGATTTAGGATACTTTGACGATCAAGGTCGATTATTCATTGTTGGACGAAAACGGCAGTTACTAAAAAATGCTGAAGGAAAGTTTGTTGGGCTGAGTGAAATGGAAGCGATGGTTGATCAGCATCTTGCTCCCAACTGCGGCACTATCATTTTTGATCAGCCCAGTGACAATGTCCAGCGCCCATGGTGTCTTGTTATTGTTGATAAGGATCAGAGTTTAAGGAAGACCCGGAAGTTAGAAGTCGAGGTTATCCCGCAACTCATTCAGTGTATAGGTAGTACGTTCCCAGAATTAAGCCAGGTAGGCGAGTACCGTTATATCAGCGGCTTTCCTTTAAATCCTGCGGGAAAAATTGATAGATATGCATTGGTGCAGGAGATATTCGGTTTTGCTGGTGGCTGA